In a genomic window of Maricaulis maris MCS10:
- a CDS encoding PAS domain-containing sensor histidine kinase codes for MKPKSPAITAWFARQGGMLVNLIWLGTLAAALPRLWPIIDGTAVEKSLLVAAIAAPALLSFILVPRMDRAFERFLLALVWTGFAVGVTLTGGGVTGIGVLAFLLAPAMAAACGERDGVIKAAAQSGLAALVISGLQLTGFVAPAPMAIEFHLPFVLGCVLTLSTGFAFGALRAVHDADLARAEAERGRVRAKAFDASPVPLVACDADGHILAASRGLRDLSPGLPRDLKGLPLADLGFDDDDRAQLAASGRRAALRDVEGPLVVRGPRGHSEDVIVKTRPIHGGSVITLSKDSGPALQAALTQARHDREAAEEDARAKSQFLASVSHELRTPLNAIIGFSDVMKARLFGPLPARYAEYADLIHESGQHLMELIGDVLDMSKIEADRYELVRETFDIGEVVNLSAKMMRLQAEEAGINLKIKRHDGPLLVDGDRKALRQILLNLLSNAVKFTPKGGAIVVMARASGGQLVMAVGDSGVGIDPEETARLGQPYQQAANARDIEKRGTGLGLSLVRALSELHGGSMNIASRKGEGTTVTISLPILAEDKADVEPHPGLDVRQQIQRAQEASQDMTVVKADVA; via the coding sequence ATGAAGCCGAAATCGCCTGCCATAACAGCCTGGTTCGCACGCCAGGGCGGAATGCTCGTCAACCTGATCTGGCTTGGCACGCTGGCGGCTGCCTTGCCGCGGCTGTGGCCAATCATTGACGGGACCGCCGTCGAGAAGTCGCTGCTGGTCGCGGCCATCGCCGCGCCGGCCCTGCTTTCCTTCATTCTCGTCCCGCGCATGGACCGCGCCTTCGAGCGTTTCCTGCTGGCGCTGGTCTGGACCGGCTTTGCGGTCGGCGTGACCCTGACCGGTGGCGGTGTCACCGGGATCGGCGTGCTGGCCTTCCTGCTGGCCCCGGCCATGGCGGCCGCCTGCGGTGAGCGCGACGGTGTGATCAAGGCGGCGGCCCAGTCCGGACTGGCCGCCCTTGTCATCAGCGGCCTGCAGCTGACCGGTTTTGTCGCGCCGGCGCCGATGGCCATCGAATTCCATCTGCCCTTCGTACTGGGCTGCGTGCTCACCCTGTCGACCGGCTTTGCCTTTGGTGCCCTGCGTGCCGTGCATGATGCCGACCTGGCGCGCGCCGAGGCTGAACGGGGGCGTGTCCGCGCCAAGGCCTTCGACGCCTCACCCGTACCGCTGGTCGCTTGCGATGCTGACGGCCATATCCTGGCCGCCTCGCGGGGCTTGCGTGACCTGTCGCCCGGCCTGCCGCGTGACCTGAAGGGCCTGCCGCTGGCCGATCTCGGTTTCGACGATGATGACCGCGCCCAGCTGGCCGCCTCTGGCCGCCGTGCCGCGCTGCGCGATGTCGAGGGACCACTCGTTGTGCGCGGGCCGCGCGGTCACAGCGAAGACGTGATCGTCAAGACGCGGCCCATCCATGGCGGCTCGGTCATCACCCTGTCCAAGGATAGTGGTCCGGCCCTGCAGGCCGCGCTGACCCAGGCCCGGCACGACCGCGAGGCCGCCGAAGAGGACGCCCGCGCCAAGTCGCAATTCCTGGCCTCCGTCAGTCACGAGCTGCGCACCCCGCTCAATGCCATTATCGGTTTTTCCGATGTCATGAAGGCGCGCCTGTTCGGGCCGCTGCCGGCGCGCTACGCCGAATATGCCGACCTGATTCATGAAAGCGGCCAGCACCTGATGGAGCTGATCGGCGACGTGCTGGACATGTCCAAGATCGAGGCCGACCGCTATGAGCTGGTCCGCGAGACCTTCGATATCGGGGAAGTGGTCAACCTGTCGGCCAAGATGATGCGCCTGCAGGCAGAAGAGGCCGGCATCAATCTCAAGATCAAGCGCCATGACGGCCCGCTTCTGGTCGATGGTGACCGCAAGGCCCTGCGCCAGATCCTGCTGAACCTGCTGTCCAATGCCGTCAAGTTCACGCCGAAGGGCGGTGCCATCGTGGTCATGGCCCGGGCCAGCGGTGGCCAGCTTGTGATGGCCGTCGGCGATAGCGGTGTCGGCATCGATCCGGAAGAAACCGCCCGTCTTGGCCAGCCCTACCAGCAGGCCGCCAATGCGCGTGACATCGAAAAGCGCGGCACGGGCCTCGGCCTGTCACTGGTTCGCGCCCTGTCGGAATTGCATGGCGGCTCGATGAATATCGCCAGCCGCAAGGGCGAGGGCACCACGGTGACCATTTCCCTGCCCATCCTCGCCGAAGACAAGGCCGACGTGGAACCCCATCCCGGCCTCGACGTCCGCCAGCAGATCCAGCGGGCCCAGGAAGCCAGCCAGGACATGACGGTGGTGAAGGCGGATGTGGCCTAG
- a CDS encoding DEAD/DEAH box helicase, which yields MTLNPRIAPALAAALEKKGYAALTEVQSAVIAEEAEGRDLLVSAQTGSGKTAAFGMAMAKTLLGDDDQFNRPDLPMALIVAPTRELALQVQRELAWLYGEARGQIASCVGGMDPRAERKALERGCHIVVGTPGRLRDHIERGALDMSQLKAVVLDEADEMLDFGFREDLEYILDAAPASRRTLLFSATVPRAIADIARRFQKDALRISTVSERGQHADIEYRALSVAPSDRENAIINVLRYYDAERAIIFCATREAVNRLAARFGNRGFAAVALSGELTQKERTHALQALRDGRARVCVATDVAARGIDLPGLELVIHADLPTNSDVLLHRSGRTGRAGAKGVCAIIVPHTRRGRANRLLRDAKLQAEWAEAPSSDDVRARDRERLMADPILTEAVDEAMKVDTDALLEKFTAEQLAAAFLRARLATLPSAEDLLSGPAAQNDRPERKPRENFKASVWFRLSAGRKAKAEPRWLLPLICRLGHVTKREIGSIQIGETETRFEIDAEHADRFAKALAENGGGENNIRVSPDDGSQMERAGPNDGPTDARTPKMRHREKSRHRETDSDGYPVSRNRDDSAPRSYEDRKPHDQREREGESSGDKPRYEKKPYEKKPYGDKKPFGDKKPYGDKKPYGDKKPYEKKSFGDKKPYGKAADGDRPYKGKPKPDYDRAESPVGGDEKPWEKKPRADKSDWKKDDKPRRPRADKPTSSSDDRPAAKARPAGDLTNPNARPDKGEDSSWARKRKPAAGGFKKKGGGYDKPAGKKPGFKKDGGKPFEKGATLKRKPKG from the coding sequence ATGACCTTGAATCCCCGCATTGCGCCGGCCCTTGCCGCTGCGCTCGAGAAAAAGGGCTATGCCGCCCTCACCGAAGTCCAGTCCGCCGTGATCGCGGAAGAGGCCGAAGGGCGTGACCTGCTGGTTTCGGCCCAGACCGGCTCCGGCAAGACCGCCGCCTTCGGCATGGCCATGGCCAAGACGCTTCTGGGCGATGACGACCAGTTCAACCGGCCCGACTTGCCGATGGCCCTGATTGTCGCGCCGACGCGCGAACTGGCCCTGCAGGTCCAGCGCGAACTGGCCTGGCTGTATGGCGAGGCGCGCGGCCAGATCGCCTCCTGTGTCGGCGGCATGGATCCGCGGGCCGAGCGCAAGGCGCTGGAGCGCGGCTGTCACATCGTGGTCGGCACGCCGGGCCGCCTGCGCGACCATATCGAGCGCGGCGCGCTGGACATGTCCCAGCTGAAAGCCGTGGTCCTGGACGAAGCCGACGAGATGCTCGATTTCGGTTTCCGCGAAGATCTTGAATACATTCTCGACGCGGCCCCGGCGAGCCGTCGCACCCTCTTGTTCTCGGCCACCGTGCCGCGCGCCATTGCCGATATTGCCCGCCGCTTCCAGAAGGATGCGCTGCGCATCTCGACGGTGTCCGAGCGCGGCCAGCACGCCGATATCGAATACCGCGCCCTGTCGGTCGCCCCGTCCGATCGCGAGAATGCGATCATCAATGTACTGCGCTATTACGATGCCGAGCGCGCCATCATCTTCTGCGCCACGCGCGAAGCGGTGAACCGTCTGGCCGCCCGCTTCGGCAATCGCGGCTTTGCCGCCGTCGCCCTGTCCGGCGAGCTGACCCAGAAAGAGCGCACACACGCCCTGCAGGCCCTGCGCGATGGCCGCGCCCGCGTCTGTGTGGCGACCGATGTCGCCGCCCGCGGTATCGACCTGCCGGGTCTGGAACTGGTCATCCATGCCGACCTGCCGACCAATTCCGACGTGCTGCTGCACCGCTCGGGCCGGACCGGCCGGGCCGGTGCCAAGGGTGTCTGCGCGATCATCGTGCCGCACACCCGCCGCGGCCGCGCCAATCGCCTTCTGCGCGATGCCAAGCTGCAGGCCGAATGGGCCGAAGCGCCGAGCTCGGATGATGTCCGCGCCCGCGACCGCGAACGCCTGATGGCCGACCCGATCCTGACCGAAGCGGTCGATGAGGCGATGAAAGTCGACACGGACGCCCTGCTCGAGAAATTCACCGCCGAGCAACTGGCCGCCGCCTTCCTGCGCGCCCGCCTGGCGACCCTGCCCTCGGCCGAGGACCTTCTGTCCGGCCCGGCAGCACAGAATGACCGTCCCGAGCGCAAGCCGCGCGAGAACTTCAAGGCCAGTGTCTGGTTCCGCCTGTCGGCCGGTCGCAAGGCCAAGGCCGAGCCGCGCTGGCTGCTGCCGCTGATCTGCCGCCTGGGACATGTCACCAAGCGCGAGATCGGCTCGATCCAGATCGGCGAGACCGAAACCCGTTTCGAGATCGACGCCGAACATGCCGACCGCTTCGCCAAGGCGCTGGCCGAGAATGGCGGCGGCGAGAACAATATCCGCGTCAGCCCGGATGACGGCTCGCAGATGGAACGCGCCGGTCCCAATGACGGCCCGACCGATGCCCGCACGCCGAAAATGCGTCACCGCGAGAAGTCGCGCCATCGCGAGACCGACAGTGACGGCTATCCGGTCAGCCGCAATCGCGATGACAGCGCCCCGCGCTCCTATGAGGACCGCAAGCCGCACGACCAGCGCGAACGCGAGGGTGAAAGCTCTGGCGACAAGCCGCGCTACGAGAAAAAGCCGTATGAGAAGAAGCCCTACGGTGACAAGAAACCGTTCGGCGACAAAAAGCCCTATGGCGACAAGAAGCCTTATGGCGACAAGAAGCCGTACGAGAAGAAATCATTCGGCGACAAGAAACCCTATGGCAAGGCCGCCGATGGCGACCGTCCCTACAAGGGCAAGCCAAAGCCGGACTATGACCGCGCCGAAAGCCCGGTTGGTGGCGATGAGAAACCCTGGGAGAAAAAGCCCCGGGCCGACAAGTCCGATTGGAAAAAGGACGACAAGCCGCGCCGTCCCCGTGCCGACAAGCCAACATCCTCGAGCGACGACCGCCCGGCCGCCAAGGCTCGCCCCGCTGGCGACCTGACCAATCCCAATGCCCGCCCCGACAAGGGCGAGGACAGCTCCTGGGCCCGCAAGCGCAAACCGGCCGCCGGTGGCTTCAAGAAAAAGGGCGGCGGCTATGACAAGCCCGCCGGCAAGAAGCCCGGCTTCAAGAAGGATGGCGGAAAACCGTTCGAGAAGGGCGCCACGCTGAAGCGCAAGCCGAAGGGTTAG
- a CDS encoding sensor histidine kinase produces METNPAGSEPRRFLIIDDDDLDRMVIERKLGQMEPGAVCCHAATADAALRLVAEDPAFDAAFVDFAMPDEDGLSTIRALRRQKALELVPVIMVTGSADPVLAASSIIEGADAYLSKEDMTDSRFAWALVSASERARLRREARAKEIAMREFAFNAAHDLKSPLNGITGFAALLAKAVDDVSPQAREFASKIRTQGLKMAEMIDSMLDYAIAGEAIGETPVVALQDVADDAVASTRAELDAIAASIRVSVTGQAPMDRIQIERVLRNLILNAVKYRASAIPEIAIRTRHVAGTLAVEVADNGVGVPSDLRDRIFEPMQRAHHQSVDGHGLGLAISRKIINAHGGRIWCEARPGGGSLFTFTLPEA; encoded by the coding sequence TTGGAGACAAACCCCGCCGGCTCGGAGCCCAGACGCTTCCTGATCATCGATGATGACGACCTCGACCGGATGGTGATCGAGCGCAAGCTGGGTCAGATGGAGCCGGGAGCGGTGTGTTGCCATGCGGCGACCGCGGATGCCGCGCTTCGCCTGGTCGCCGAGGATCCGGCTTTTGACGCAGCTTTTGTTGATTTCGCCATGCCGGACGAGGACGGGCTGAGTACCATTCGCGCGCTGCGCCGGCAAAAAGCGCTTGAGCTGGTGCCGGTGATCATGGTCACCGGAAGCGCAGACCCGGTGCTGGCCGCGTCGTCCATTATCGAGGGAGCGGATGCCTATCTGAGCAAGGAGGACATGACCGATTCGCGGTTTGCCTGGGCATTGGTCAGTGCGTCCGAGCGGGCGAGATTGCGCCGGGAGGCCCGGGCCAAGGAAATCGCGATGCGTGAATTTGCGTTCAACGCGGCTCATGACCTCAAATCGCCGCTGAACGGTATTACCGGCTTTGCCGCCCTGCTGGCAAAAGCCGTCGATGACGTATCTCCCCAGGCCCGGGAGTTCGCTTCAAAAATCCGGACCCAGGGCCTCAAGATGGCAGAGATGATCGACTCGATGCTGGACTACGCGATAGCCGGTGAAGCGATCGGCGAGACCCCGGTCGTCGCCCTGCAGGATGTCGCCGATGATGCCGTCGCTTCGACCCGGGCTGAGCTGGACGCGATCGCCGCCAGCATTCGTGTGAGCGTGACCGGACAGGCGCCCATGGATCGCATCCAGATCGAGCGCGTCTTGCGCAATCTCATTCTGAACGCGGTCAAATACCGGGCATCTGCAATCCCCGAAATAGCGATCCGAACCCGCCACGTTGCGGGCACCCTGGCGGTCGAGGTCGCCGACAACGGAGTGGGCGTTCCGTCCGATCTCCGGGACCGGATATTCGAACCCATGCAGCGTGCCCATCACCAATCGGTTGACGGGCACGGTCTGGGGCTGGCGATTTCCCGCAAGATCATCAATGCCCATGGCGGCCGGATCTGGTGCGAGGCAAGACCCGGCGGCGGTAGTCTGTTTACCTTCACCCTGCCCGAGGCCTGA
- a CDS encoding sensor histidine kinase: MTQGPPTHISALLTRVGRHRGHLILALVSIAICVAVMIGWKLGLEAVVRLTPTLSPMQFNTALALLLVGLGAVAGSLRYRLVAGLLAGLGAGIAGLCLVEIATGFSLALDELFHAHQFVEPGAVPGRMSPNSALAILLMGLAVSLPQIRVAGRPLPGAAIAAFVCSAASVGAIAASVIGYLIGAAEVFGFVPETRMGVLTTIAATCLAVPICESMLVALLRRRRLPMFGLLGGFGLALIIVLASAHSAIRDDARNARRAQIELELGYVARQLSGTITDRILAVEGMAQRWARVGGLAEDEWRADALRYATDHPMIQAVSWAGTDGILTWVEPVAGNEQAVGLDLFSFQDRRAVYERARDTGRTGATPVLEFVQGGSGFVTMSPVYLQGGEFDGVMNAVFELSEVVSALPVSPVLSEVDLILADTTARMVMWDQVQIMDGAFFVGIGQDAVGVLQPRQAIADLVLVLGLISGGLALLASGAFLVSMSQNRQIAHTNRELEQANAELDSFVYLASHDLKSPMRGIRQLADWLEQDMAENLSNDARRYLELIHSRIGRLQDLLDALLDFSRIGRNAMVLTTVDVLEEVRRTVALQDLPEAWTFEVNGERLAARTDKNLLFVIVANLVRNAVKHHDREVGHLQLSVAGDVDDWTLTVTDDGPGIPRQMQARVFEMFQTLKAKDVVEGSGMGLAIVSKAVARLDGSVRVESDPTKRRGSRFVVRFPLVVREAHAPES; encoded by the coding sequence ATGACACAAGGCCCACCCACACACATTTCTGCCCTGCTCACCCGGGTCGGGCGCCATCGCGGGCACCTTATCCTGGCGCTGGTTTCGATCGCGATTTGTGTCGCTGTCATGATTGGCTGGAAGCTGGGTCTGGAGGCGGTGGTGCGGCTGACGCCAACCTTGTCTCCGATGCAGTTCAACACTGCCTTGGCGCTGTTGCTGGTGGGGCTGGGGGCGGTCGCCGGAAGCTTGCGGTATCGCTTGGTGGCGGGACTCCTGGCGGGACTGGGGGCCGGCATAGCCGGGCTCTGCCTGGTGGAAATTGCGACCGGATTCAGTCTGGCCCTGGACGAGTTGTTTCACGCCCACCAATTTGTCGAGCCGGGTGCCGTCCCCGGTCGCATGTCGCCCAACTCGGCGCTGGCAATCCTGTTGATGGGGCTGGCCGTCTCCTTGCCACAGATACGGGTTGCGGGTCGCCCCCTGCCGGGCGCGGCGATTGCCGCATTCGTATGCAGTGCCGCATCGGTCGGGGCTATCGCGGCCTCGGTGATCGGTTACCTGATCGGCGCCGCGGAGGTTTTCGGTTTCGTGCCGGAAACGCGGATGGGTGTGCTGACCACGATCGCGGCAACCTGTCTGGCGGTTCCGATCTGCGAGTCGATGCTGGTGGCCCTGCTGAGGCGGCGGCGCTTGCCGATGTTCGGCCTGCTGGGCGGTTTCGGCCTGGCGCTGATAATCGTGCTCGCCTCTGCGCATAGCGCCATTCGCGATGATGCTCGCAATGCCCGCCGTGCACAGATTGAACTCGAACTGGGATATGTCGCGCGACAGCTTTCGGGAACCATTACCGACCGGATTCTGGCGGTGGAAGGCATGGCCCAGCGGTGGGCGCGCGTCGGCGGGCTGGCGGAGGATGAATGGCGCGCCGATGCGCTGCGCTACGCGACTGACCACCCGATGATCCAGGCGGTCAGCTGGGCTGGTACCGATGGCATATTGACCTGGGTGGAACCGGTAGCCGGCAATGAGCAGGCAGTCGGCCTCGATCTGTTCAGCTTTCAGGATCGGCGTGCGGTCTATGAGCGCGCCCGCGATACTGGCCGCACAGGGGCAACGCCCGTACTCGAATTCGTGCAGGGCGGGAGTGGATTTGTCACCATGTCGCCGGTCTATCTGCAGGGCGGTGAGTTTGATGGGGTCATGAATGCCGTGTTCGAATTGTCGGAGGTCGTCTCGGCCCTGCCGGTTTCGCCGGTGCTGAGTGAGGTGGATCTCATCCTGGCGGACACGACGGCCCGGATGGTGATGTGGGATCAGGTCCAGATCATGGATGGCGCATTCTTTGTCGGGATCGGACAGGATGCCGTCGGCGTGCTGCAGCCCCGCCAGGCGATTGCCGATCTGGTGCTGGTTCTCGGTCTGATTTCGGGCGGTCTGGCCTTGCTTGCCTCCGGGGCCTTTCTTGTCTCAATGTCGCAGAATCGGCAAATCGCCCACACGAACCGTGAGCTCGAACAGGCCAATGCCGAGCTCGACAGTTTTGTTTATCTGGCCTCGCATGACCTGAAATCGCCGATGCGCGGCATCCGGCAATTGGCGGACTGGCTCGAGCAGGACATGGCCGAGAATTTGTCGAATGATGCCCGACGATATCTCGAGCTGATCCACTCGCGTATCGGTCGCCTGCAGGACCTGCTGGATGCGCTGCTGGATTTCTCCAGAATTGGGCGCAATGCGATGGTTCTGACGACCGTTGACGTGCTGGAGGAAGTCCGGCGCACGGTCGCCTTGCAGGACCTCCCGGAAGCGTGGACGTTCGAAGTCAATGGCGAGCGCCTGGCAGCGCGGACCGACAAGAATTTGCTCTTTGTGATTGTGGCCAATCTCGTCCGCAATGCCGTCAAGCATCATGACCGGGAGGTCGGGCATCTGCAGCTGAGCGTGGCCGGTGATGTTGATGACTGGACGCTCACCGTGACCGATGACGGGCCGGGGATTCCGCGCCAGATGCAAGCGCGGGTCTTCGAGATGTTCCAGACTCTCAAGGCCAAGGATGTTGTCGAGGGCAGCGGCATGGGATTGGCGATTGTGTCCAAGGCCGTTGCGCGTTTGGATGGTAGTGTCCGTGTCGAATCAGATCCGACCAAGAGACGCGGATCCCGGTTTGTTGTTCGATTTCCACTTGTAGTGAGGGAAGCTCATGCACCTGAATCGTGA
- a CDS encoding response regulator: protein MHLNREVSILLVEDDDIDAEAVARGLQQARVANPIVRARNGEEALAILREKDGALGIGRPYLVLLDLNMPVMNGIEFLEELRADPALTRAVVMVLTTSNADKDRTAAFDHHVAAYILKARAGKEFEAAVKLIGHYWRYVEFPD from the coding sequence ATGCACCTGAATCGTGAAGTGTCCATCCTGCTGGTCGAGGACGATGATATCGACGCGGAGGCCGTGGCCCGGGGGCTGCAACAGGCCCGGGTTGCCAATCCGATCGTGCGGGCCCGCAATGGCGAGGAAGCGCTCGCCATCCTGCGGGAGAAGGATGGGGCGTTGGGGATTGGCCGCCCTTATCTTGTGCTTCTCGACCTGAACATGCCGGTGATGAACGGCATCGAATTCCTCGAGGAATTACGGGCCGATCCAGCGTTGACCCGGGCTGTGGTCATGGTGCTGACCACCTCGAACGCTGACAAGGACCGAACGGCGGCATTTGATCACCATGTCGCTGCCTATATCCTCAAGGCCCGCGCCGGCAAGGAATTCGAGGCCGCGGTCAAGCTGATCGGGCATTATTGGCGTTACGTCGAATTTCCTGACTGA
- a CDS encoding ABC-F family ATP-binding cassette domain-containing protein, whose protein sequence is MLTISNLDYRIGERSLFENASAQIFSGWKVGLVGRNGTGKSTLLKLIREEIEHPSSDASIRMNRGARMGWVAQEVEPSDETILDVVLATDAERHALMQESETATDPDRISEIFMRLADIDAWSAESRAAEVLMGLGFTDADLSRPTREFSGGWRMRAAIAGVLFSQPDLLLLDEPTNYLDLEGAAWLETYLKKYPHTVVIVSHDREMLNRCVTHTLALEHKQLSISPGGYDAWLRLRAAKTALLESQRAKQDADRARLQSFVDRFGAKASKASQAQSRVKMLEKMQDISIPIAERTTPFSFPASTDKLNAPLLQLRDAAVGYGEGAKILDKIDLRLDPDDRIAIVGANGQGKTTLVKSIARRLPLMGGERTAARSLRIGYFSQDQMDELHTGETVLDHIRDALPEGALPSRCRAVAAGMGFPHEKVETNIEKLSGGEKVRLLLGLMALEKPHILILDEPTSHLDIDSREALIYALNEYNGAVVLITHDVYLAEGTADQLWLVKDGRATRYDGDLNDYRKLILQADKR, encoded by the coding sequence ATGCTGACGATTTCCAATCTCGACTATCGCATTGGCGAGCGGTCCCTGTTCGAGAATGCCTCGGCACAGATCTTTTCCGGCTGGAAGGTCGGGCTGGTGGGCCGCAACGGGACCGGCAAGTCGACCCTGTTGAAGCTGATCCGCGAAGAGATCGAGCACCCCTCCTCCGACGCCTCGATCCGCATGAATCGCGGTGCCCGCATGGGCTGGGTGGCGCAGGAAGTCGAACCCTCCGACGAGACCATACTGGACGTCGTGCTGGCCACCGATGCCGAGCGTCATGCGCTGATGCAGGAGTCCGAGACCGCGACCGATCCGGACCGCATCTCCGAGATTTTCATGCGCCTGGCCGATATCGACGCCTGGTCGGCGGAATCGCGGGCGGCGGAAGTCCTGATGGGACTGGGCTTCACCGATGCCGACCTGTCCCGTCCGACGCGCGAATTCTCCGGCGGCTGGCGGATGCGCGCGGCGATAGCCGGCGTGCTCTTCTCTCAGCCCGACCTGCTGCTGCTCGACGAACCGACCAATTATCTCGACCTGGAGGGTGCCGCCTGGCTCGAGACCTATCTGAAGAAATATCCGCACACCGTGGTCATCGTCTCGCACGACCGGGAAATGCTGAACCGCTGCGTCACCCACACCCTGGCGCTGGAACACAAGCAATTGTCGATCTCGCCCGGTGGCTATGACGCCTGGCTGCGACTGCGCGCCGCCAAGACAGCGCTGCTGGAAAGCCAGCGCGCCAAGCAGGACGCCGACCGCGCCCGCCTGCAATCTTTCGTCGACCGCTTCGGTGCCAAGGCGTCCAAGGCCAGCCAGGCGCAATCGCGGGTGAAAATGCTCGAGAAAATGCAGGACATCTCCATCCCGATCGCCGAGCGAACGACGCCGTTTTCCTTCCCCGCCTCGACCGACAAGCTCAATGCCCCGCTATTGCAATTGCGCGATGCGGCGGTGGGGTATGGCGAGGGGGCGAAGATTCTCGACAAGATCGATCTGCGCCTTGATCCGGATGACCGCATCGCAATTGTCGGCGCCAACGGCCAGGGCAAGACGACCCTGGTCAAATCCATTGCCCGGCGCCTGCCGCTGATGGGGGGCGAGCGCACCGCTGCCCGCTCGCTCCGGATCGGATATTTCTCGCAGGACCAGATGGACGAGCTGCACACCGGCGAGACCGTGCTCGATCATATCCGCGACGCCCTGCCCGAGGGGGCCCTGCCCTCCCGCTGCCGCGCCGTGGCGGCCGGGATGGGCTTTCCGCACGAGAAGGTCGAGACCAATATCGAGAAACTGTCCGGTGGCGAGAAAGTGCGTTTGCTGCTCGGCCTGATGGCGCTGGAAAAACCGCACATCCTGATCCTCGACGAGCCGACCTCGCACCTCGATATCGACAGCCGCGAAGCCCTGATCTACGCCCTCAACGAATACAATGGCGCCGTCGTGCTGATCACCCACGACGTCTATCTCGCCGAAGGCACGGCCGACCAGCTCTGGCTGGTCAAGGACGGCCGGGCGACACGCTATGACGGCGACCTCAATGACTACCGCAAGCTGATCCTGCAAGCGGACAAGAGATAG
- a CDS encoding DUF1491 family protein, whose translation MSVLKTKFWVDALIRRAELGLASVYVIRRGDEDAGSVLVKVVVDRSLAQLYVPARDDQGERVWSRRAETDEASLDAWCHKRADQDPDLWVIEIEDRHGRHFLTEPVELPGPG comes from the coding sequence ATGAGTGTGCTGAAGACGAAATTCTGGGTGGACGCCTTGATTCGCAGGGCTGAATTGGGGTTGGCGTCGGTTTATGTGATTCGCCGGGGAGACGAAGATGCAGGGTCGGTGCTCGTAAAGGTGGTGGTCGACCGGTCTCTGGCACAGCTTTATGTCCCGGCACGGGACGATCAGGGTGAACGGGTCTGGAGTCGGCGAGCCGAGACCGACGAGGCCAGTCTGGATGCGTGGTGCCACAAGCGGGCGGATCAGGACCCGGATCTTTGGGTGATCGAAATCGAGGACCGTCACGGTCGGCATTTTCTGACCGAACCGGTCGAATTGCCCGGTCCGGGGTAG